A DNA window from Schistocerca americana isolate TAMUIC-IGC-003095 chromosome 4, iqSchAmer2.1, whole genome shotgun sequence contains the following coding sequences:
- the LOC124612490 gene encoding cyclic pyranopterin monophosphate synthase-like, protein MVDVGSKLVTERTAAARAKVFVGPELMKLVRENGLKKGDVLSVARLAGIVGSKQTSSLIPLCHNISLSSVAVDIELDSALNCVIVTGTAKCRGQTGVEMEALTAVSVSALTVYDMCKAVSHDIVISEIMLLAKSGGTRGDFHRT, encoded by the coding sequence atggtcgacgtgggttcgaagctggtgacagaacggactgctgcagcacgagcaaaggtttttgtgggacccgaactgatgaaactcgtacgagaaaatggcctgaagaaaggtgacgtacttagcgttgctcgcctggcgggaattgtggggtccaagcagacgtccagccttatccctctgtgtcataacatatctttatcctctgtggctgtggacattgaactggactctgctctcaactgtgtgattgtaactggcacggcaaagtgtagagggcagacgggtgtggagatggaagctctcactgctgtatcggtgtctgccttaacagtgtacgatatgtgcaaagctgtgagtcatgacattgtgatatctgaaataatgcttctggccaaaagtgggggaactagaggagacttccaccggacatga
- the LOC124612491 gene encoding molybdenum cofactor biosynthesis protein 1-like, whose translation MVNVGSKLVTERTATARAKVFVGPELMKLIRENGLKVLSVARLAGIVGSKQTSSLIPLCHNISLSSVALDIELDSALNCVIITGTAKCRGQMGMEMEALAAVSVSALTVYDMCKAVSHDIVISEIMLLAKSGGTRGDFHRT comes from the coding sequence atggtcaacgtgggttcgaagctggtgacagaacggactgctacagcacgagcaaaggtttttgtgggacccgaactgatgaaactcatacgagaaaatggcctgaaggtacttagcgttgctcgcctggcgggaattgtggggtccaagcagacgtccagccttatccctctgtgtcataacatatctttatcctctgtggctctggacattgaactggactctgctctcaactgtgtgattataactggcacggcaaagtgtagagggcagatgggcatggagatggaagctctcgctgctgtatcggtgtctgccttaacagtgtacgatatgtgcaaagctgtgagtcatgacattgtgatatctgaaataatgcttctggccaaaagtgggggaactagaggagacttccaccggacatga